In the Gorilla gorilla gorilla isolate KB3781 chromosome 10, NHGRI_mGorGor1-v2.1_pri, whole genome shotgun sequence genome, one interval contains:
- the NCKAP5L gene encoding nck-associated protein 5-like isoform X2, translating into MSEAMDQPAGGPGNPRPGEGDDGSMEPGTCQELLHRLRELEAENSALAQANENQRETYERCLDEVANHVVQALLNQKDLREECIKLKKRVFDLERQNQMLSALFQQKLQLTTGSLPQVCWEQQLRPGGPGPPAAPPPALDALSPFLRKKAQILEVLRALEETDPLLLCSPATPWRPPGQGPGSPEPINGELCGPPQPEPSPWAPCLLLGPGNLGGLLHWERLLGGLGGEEDTGRPWVPSRGPPQAQGTSSGPNCAPGSSSSSSSDEAGDPNEAPSPDTLLGALARRQLNLGQLLEDTESYLQAFLAGAAGPLNGDHPGPGQSSSPDQAPPQLSKSKGLPKSAWGGGTPEAHRPGFGATSEGQGPLPFLSMFMGAGDAPLGSRPGHPHSSSQVKSKLQIGPPSPGEAQGPLLPSPARGLKFLKLPPTSEKSPSPGGPQLSPQLPRNSRIPCRNSGSDGSPSPLLARRGLGGGELSPEGAQGLPTSPSPCYTTPDSTQLRPPQSALSTTLSPGPVVSPCYENILDLSRSTFRGPSPEPPPSPLQVPTYPQLTLEVPQAPEVLRSPGVPPSPCLPESYPYGSPQEKSLDKAGSESPHPGRRTPGNSSKKPSQGSGRRPGDPGSTPLRDRLAALGKLKTGPEGALGPEKNGMPARPGTEKTRGPGKSGESAGDMVPSIHRPPEQLEAKGGIRGAVALGTNSLKQQEPGLMGDPGARVYSSHSMGARVDLEPVSPRSCLTKVELAKSRLAGALCPQVPRTPAKVPTSAPSLGKPNKSPHSSPTKLPSKSPTKVVPRPGAPLVTKESPKPDKGKGPPWADCGSTTAQSTPLVPGPTDPSQGPEGLAPHSAIEEKVMKGIEENVLRLQGQERAPGAEVKHRNTSSIASWFGLKKSKLPALNRRTEATKNKEEAGGGSPHRREVKMEARKLEAESLNISKLMAKAEDLRRALEEEKAYLSSRARPRPGGPAPGPNTGLGQVQGQLAGMYQGADTFMQQLLNRVDGKELPSKSWREPKPEYGDFQPVSSDPKSPWPACGPRNGLVGPLQGCGKPPGKPSSEPGRREEMPSEDSLAEPVPTSHFTACGSLTRTLDSGIGTFPPPDHGSSGTPSKNLPKTKPPRLDPPPGVPPARPPPLTKVPRRAHTLEREVPGIEELLVSGRHPSMPAFPALLPAAPGHRGHETCPDDPCEDPGPTPPVQLAKNWTFPNTRAAGSSSDPFMCPPRQLEGLPRTPMALPVDRKRSQEPSRPSPTPQGPPFGGSRTPSTSDMAEEGRVASGGPPGLETSESLSDSLYDSLSSCGSQG; encoded by the exons ATGTCAGAGGCCATGGACCAGCCAGCTGGGGGTCCTGGAAACCCAAGGCCAGGAGAGGGTGATGATGGCAGCATGGAGCCAGGCACCTGCCAGGAGCTTCTGCACCGACTGCGGGAGCTGGAG GCAGAGAACTCGGCACTTGCCCAGGCCAACGAAAACCAGCGGGAGACTTATGAGCGCTGTCTGGACGAG GTTGCCAACCACGTAGTACAGGCGTTGCTGAACCAGAAG GACCTGCGAGAGGAGTGCATCAAGCTGAAGAAGAGAGTGTTTGACCTGGAACGGCAGAACCAGATGCTGAGTGCCCTGTTTCAGCAGAAACTCCAGCTCACGACAGGCTCGCTCCCTCAG GTATGTTGGGAGCAGCAGCTGAGGCCAGGAGGCCCAGGCCCCCCAGCCGCCCCACCCCCAGCGCTGGATGCCCTATCCCCATTCCTTCGGAAGAAGGCCCAGATTCTGGAGGTGCTGAGAGCCCTGGAAGAGACTGACCCCTTGCTTCTCTGCTCACCTGCCACCCCCTGGCGGCCTCCAGGCCAGGGGCCTGGCTCCCCAGAGCCCATCAACGGCGAGCTGTGTGGCCCGCCTCAGCCTGAACCCTCACCCTGGGCGCCCTGCCTGCTGCTAGGCCCTGGCAACCTGGGAGGTCTGCTGCACTGGGAGCGCCTCTTGGGGGGTCTGGGAGGGGAAGAGGACACTGGGCGGCCCTGGGTTCCTAGCAGGGGACCTCCTCAGGCCCAGGGCACCAGCTCTGGCCCAAACTGTGCCCCAGGCAgcagctcctcctcctcttctgatGAGGCAGGTGACCCCAATGAGGCACCCAGCCCCGACACCCTGCTCGGTGCCCTGGCCCGCAGACAGTTGAACCTGGGCCAGCTCCTTGAGGACACAGAGTCTTACCTACAGGCCTTCCTGGCCGGGGCTGCAGGCCCACTCAATGGGGACCACCCAGGTCCCGGGCAGTCATCCTCCCCAGACCAGGCGCCCCCACAGCTGTCTAAGTCCAAAGGCCTCCCCAAGTCAGCTTGGGGTGGGGGTACCCCAGAGGCCCACAGGCCAGGCTTCGGTGCTACCTCAGAGGGCCAGGGGCCCCTCCCCTTCCTTAGCATGTTCATGGGTGCTGGGGATGCCCCACTGGGCTCTCGGCCTGGCCACCCCCATTCCTCATCTCAGGTGAAAAGCAAGCTCCAAATTGGCCCCCCTTCTCCTGGGGAAGCTCAGGGACCCCTTCTGCCCTCTCCAGCTAGGGGTCTCAAGTTTCTAAAGCTGCCTCCAACCTCGGAAAAGAGCCCCAGCCCAGGAGGCCCGCAGCTCAGTCCCCAGCTCCCCCGGAACTCGCGAATCCCCTGTCGGAACAGTGGCTCAGacggcagcccctccccactgttGGCCCGAAGGGGTCTGGGTGGAGGAGAGCTGTCCCCAGAGGGGGCGCAAGGCCTGCCCACCAGCCCTTCACCCTGCTACACAACCCCAGACTCCACACAGCTCAGACCCCCGCAGTCAGCCTTGTCCACCACGCTGTCCCCAGGCCCAGTGGTGTCTCCCTGCTATGAGAACATTCTGGACCTTTCTCGGAGCACCTTTAGGGGGCCTTCCCCAGAGCCACCTCCATCCCCACTGCAGGTGCCCACCTACCCACAGCTAACTCTGGAGGTACCACAGGCCCCTGAGGTCCTCAGAAGCCCTGGAGTCCCCCCCAGTCCTTGCCTCCCGGAATCGTACCCCTATGGGAGCCCCCAGGAGAAGAGTTTGGACAAGGCAGGCTCGGAGTCTCCCCATCCCGGCCGCAGGACCCCAGGCAACTCATCCAAGAAGCCCAGCCAGGGGTCAGGACGGCGACCTGGGGATCCTGGCAGCACACCTCTGCGGGATAGACTGGCGGCCCTGGGGAAGCTGAAGACAGGCCCCgagggggccctgggcccagagAAGAATGGGATGCCAGCCAGGCCTGGCACCGAAAAGACCCGGGGACCTGGGAAGTCAGGGGAGAGTGCTGGAGACATGGTGCCCTCCATCCACAGGCCACCGGAGCAGCTAGAAGCCAAGGGGGGCATACGGGGGGCAGTGGCCTTGGGCACAAACAGCCTGAAGCAGCAGGAACCTGGACTTATGGGGGATCCCGGGGCCCGAGTCTACTCTTCTCACTCCATGGGGGCCCGGGTGGACCTGGAGCCTGTCTCACCAAGGAGCTGCCTCACCAAAGTGGAGCTGGCCAAGAGCCGGCTGGCAGGGGCCCTGTGCCCCCAGGTACCCCGTACCCCTGCCAAAGTGCCAACCTCAGCCCCAAGCCTGGGCAAGCCCAATAAGAGCCCTCACAGCAGCCCCACCAAGCTCCCTTCCAAGTCACCAACCAAGGTGGTGCCTCGACCTGGGGCTCCCCTAGTCACCAAGGAGTCCCCCAAGCCTGACAAAGGGAAGGGCCCTCCCTGGGCAGACTGTGGTAGTACCACGGCCCAGTCCACACCCCTAGTACCTGGCCCCACTGACCCAAGTCAGGGCCCTGAGGGGCTGGCCCCACACTCAGCCATTGAGGAGAAGGTGATGAAGGGCATTGAGGAGAACGTGCTGCGGCTCCAGGGCCAGGAGCGAGCCCCCGGCGCCGAGGTCAAGCACCGCAACACCAGCAGCATCGCCAGCTGGTTCGGCCTTAAGAAGAGCAAGCTGCCAGCGCTGAACCGCCGCACGGAGGCCACCAAGAACAAGGAGGAGGCTGGCGGGGGCTCCCCGCACCGGAGGGAAGTCAAGATGGAAGCCCGGAAGCTGGAGGCCGAGAGCCTCAACATCTCCAAGCTGATGGCCAAGGCGGAAGACCTGCGTCGGGCACTGGAAGAGGAGAAGGCCTACCTAAGCAGCCGGGCCCGGCCACGGCCTGGTGGCCCAGCCCCAGGGCCCAACACGGGGCTGGGGCAGGTGCAGGGCCAGCTGGCTGGCATGTACCAAGGTGCAGACACCTTCATGCAGCAGCTGCTAAACAG GGTGGATGGCAAGGAGCTGCCATCCAAGAGCTGGCGGGAGCCCAAGCCTGAGTACGGGGATTTCCAGCCGGTGTCTTCTGACCCCAAGAGTCCCTGGCCAGCCTGTGGGCCCCGGAATGGCCTGGTGGGCCCTCTTCAGGGCTGCGGAAAACCTCCTGGAAAG CCGAGCAGCGAGCCAGGGAGGCGGGAAGAGATGCCCTCGGAGGACAGCCTGGCCGAGCCAGTGCCCACCTCACACTTCACAG cttgTGGCTCCTTGACTCGAACCTTGGACAGTGGCATTGGGACCTTCCCACCCCCAGACCATGGTAGCAGTGGGACCCCCAGCAAGAATCTTCCTAAGACCAAGCCACCGCGGCTGGATCCCCCACCTGGGGTACCCCCAGCTCGGCCCCCACCCCTTACCAAAGTCCCCCGCCGCGCCCACACACTGGAGCGGGAGGTGCCAGGCATAGAGGAGCTGCTGGTGAGTGGGCGGCACCCCAGCATGCCAGCCTTCCCTGCACTGCTACCCGCTGCTCCGGGCCACCGGGGCCATGAGACCTGTCCTGATG ATCCCTGTGAAGACCCAGGCCCCACCCCTCCTGTCCAGCTGGCCAAGAACTGGACCTTCCCCAATACTAGGGCAGCCGGCAGCTCCTCGGACCCTTTCATGTGCCCACCCCGACAATTGGAGGGGCTGCCCAGGACCCCCATG GCCCTGCCCGTGGACCGGAAGCGAAGCCAGGAGCCCAGCCGCCCGTCCCCTACGCCCCAGGGCCCACCTTTCGGGGGTAGCCGCACCCCCAGCACTTCGGACATGGCCGAGGAAGGCAGAGTGGCCAGCGGGGGCCCCCCAGGGCTGGAGACCTCGGAGTCTCTCAGTGACTCGCTCTACGACTCACTCTCCTCCTGTGGGAGTCAGGGCTAA
- the NCKAP5L gene encoding nck-associated protein 5-like isoform X3, which translates to MLSALFQQKLQLTTGSLPQIPLTPLQPPSEPPASPSLSSTEGPAAPLPLGHCAGQREVCWEQQLRPGGPGPPAAPPPALDALSPFLRKKAQILEVLRALEETDPLLLCSPATPWRPPGQGPGSPEPINGELCGPPQPEPSPWAPCLLLGPGNLGGLLHWERLLGGLGGEEDTGRPWVPSRGPPQAQGTSSGPNCAPGSSSSSSSDEAGDPNEAPSPDTLLGALARRQLNLGQLLEDTESYLQAFLAGAAGPLNGDHPGPGQSSSPDQAPPQLSKSKGLPKSAWGGGTPEAHRPGFGATSEGQGPLPFLSMFMGAGDAPLGSRPGHPHSSSQVKSKLQIGPPSPGEAQGPLLPSPARGLKFLKLPPTSEKSPSPGGPQLSPQLPRNSRIPCRNSGSDGSPSPLLARRGLGGGELSPEGAQGLPTSPSPCYTTPDSTQLRPPQSALSTTLSPGPVVSPCYENILDLSRSTFRGPSPEPPPSPLQVPTYPQLTLEVPQAPEVLRSPGVPPSPCLPESYPYGSPQEKSLDKAGSESPHPGRRTPGNSSKKPSQGSGRRPGDPGSTPLRDRLAALGKLKTGPEGALGPEKNGMPARPGTEKTRGPGKSGESAGDMVPSIHRPPEQLEAKGGIRGAVALGTNSLKQQEPGLMGDPGARVYSSHSMGARVDLEPVSPRSCLTKVELAKSRLAGALCPQVPRTPAKVPTSAPSLGKPNKSPHSSPTKLPSKSPTKVVPRPGAPLVTKESPKPDKGKGPPWADCGSTTAQSTPLVPGPTDPSQGPEGLAPHSAIEEKVMKGIEENVLRLQGQERAPGAEVKHRNTSSIASWFGLKKSKLPALNRRTEATKNKEEAGGGSPHRREVKMEARKLEAESLNISKLMAKAEDLRRALEEEKAYLSSRARPRPGGPAPGPNTGLGQVQGQLAGMYQGADTFMQQLLNRVDGKELPSKSWREPKPEYGDFQPVSSDPKSPWPACGPRNGLVGPLQGCGKPPGKPSSEPGRREEMPSEDSLAEPVPTSHFTACGSLTRTLDSGIGTFPPPDHGSSGTPSKNLPKTKPPRLDPPPGVPPARPPPLTKVPRRAHTLEREVPGIEELLVSGRHPSMPAFPALLPAAPGHRGHETCPDDPCEDPGPTPPVQLAKNWTFPNTRAAGSSSDPFMCPPRQLEGLPRTPMALPVDRKRSQEPSRPSPTPQGPPFGGSRTPSTSDMAEEGRVASGGPPGLETSESLSDSLYDSLSSCGSQG; encoded by the exons ATGCTGAGTGCCCTGTTTCAGCAGAAACTCCAGCTCACGACAGGCTCGCTCCCTCAG ATCCcactcactccactccagccaccaTCAGAGCCACCAGCCTCCCCCTCCCTGAGCTCCACTGAGGGACCGGCTGCCCCGCTGCCTCtggggcactgtgctgggcagagAGAG GTATGTTGGGAGCAGCAGCTGAGGCCAGGAGGCCCAGGCCCCCCAGCCGCCCCACCCCCAGCGCTGGATGCCCTATCCCCATTCCTTCGGAAGAAGGCCCAGATTCTGGAGGTGCTGAGAGCCCTGGAAGAGACTGACCCCTTGCTTCTCTGCTCACCTGCCACCCCCTGGCGGCCTCCAGGCCAGGGGCCTGGCTCCCCAGAGCCCATCAACGGCGAGCTGTGTGGCCCGCCTCAGCCTGAACCCTCACCCTGGGCGCCCTGCCTGCTGCTAGGCCCTGGCAACCTGGGAGGTCTGCTGCACTGGGAGCGCCTCTTGGGGGGTCTGGGAGGGGAAGAGGACACTGGGCGGCCCTGGGTTCCTAGCAGGGGACCTCCTCAGGCCCAGGGCACCAGCTCTGGCCCAAACTGTGCCCCAGGCAgcagctcctcctcctcttctgatGAGGCAGGTGACCCCAATGAGGCACCCAGCCCCGACACCCTGCTCGGTGCCCTGGCCCGCAGACAGTTGAACCTGGGCCAGCTCCTTGAGGACACAGAGTCTTACCTACAGGCCTTCCTGGCCGGGGCTGCAGGCCCACTCAATGGGGACCACCCAGGTCCCGGGCAGTCATCCTCCCCAGACCAGGCGCCCCCACAGCTGTCTAAGTCCAAAGGCCTCCCCAAGTCAGCTTGGGGTGGGGGTACCCCAGAGGCCCACAGGCCAGGCTTCGGTGCTACCTCAGAGGGCCAGGGGCCCCTCCCCTTCCTTAGCATGTTCATGGGTGCTGGGGATGCCCCACTGGGCTCTCGGCCTGGCCACCCCCATTCCTCATCTCAGGTGAAAAGCAAGCTCCAAATTGGCCCCCCTTCTCCTGGGGAAGCTCAGGGACCCCTTCTGCCCTCTCCAGCTAGGGGTCTCAAGTTTCTAAAGCTGCCTCCAACCTCGGAAAAGAGCCCCAGCCCAGGAGGCCCGCAGCTCAGTCCCCAGCTCCCCCGGAACTCGCGAATCCCCTGTCGGAACAGTGGCTCAGacggcagcccctccccactgttGGCCCGAAGGGGTCTGGGTGGAGGAGAGCTGTCCCCAGAGGGGGCGCAAGGCCTGCCCACCAGCCCTTCACCCTGCTACACAACCCCAGACTCCACACAGCTCAGACCCCCGCAGTCAGCCTTGTCCACCACGCTGTCCCCAGGCCCAGTGGTGTCTCCCTGCTATGAGAACATTCTGGACCTTTCTCGGAGCACCTTTAGGGGGCCTTCCCCAGAGCCACCTCCATCCCCACTGCAGGTGCCCACCTACCCACAGCTAACTCTGGAGGTACCACAGGCCCCTGAGGTCCTCAGAAGCCCTGGAGTCCCCCCCAGTCCTTGCCTCCCGGAATCGTACCCCTATGGGAGCCCCCAGGAGAAGAGTTTGGACAAGGCAGGCTCGGAGTCTCCCCATCCCGGCCGCAGGACCCCAGGCAACTCATCCAAGAAGCCCAGCCAGGGGTCAGGACGGCGACCTGGGGATCCTGGCAGCACACCTCTGCGGGATAGACTGGCGGCCCTGGGGAAGCTGAAGACAGGCCCCgagggggccctgggcccagagAAGAATGGGATGCCAGCCAGGCCTGGCACCGAAAAGACCCGGGGACCTGGGAAGTCAGGGGAGAGTGCTGGAGACATGGTGCCCTCCATCCACAGGCCACCGGAGCAGCTAGAAGCCAAGGGGGGCATACGGGGGGCAGTGGCCTTGGGCACAAACAGCCTGAAGCAGCAGGAACCTGGACTTATGGGGGATCCCGGGGCCCGAGTCTACTCTTCTCACTCCATGGGGGCCCGGGTGGACCTGGAGCCTGTCTCACCAAGGAGCTGCCTCACCAAAGTGGAGCTGGCCAAGAGCCGGCTGGCAGGGGCCCTGTGCCCCCAGGTACCCCGTACCCCTGCCAAAGTGCCAACCTCAGCCCCAAGCCTGGGCAAGCCCAATAAGAGCCCTCACAGCAGCCCCACCAAGCTCCCTTCCAAGTCACCAACCAAGGTGGTGCCTCGACCTGGGGCTCCCCTAGTCACCAAGGAGTCCCCCAAGCCTGACAAAGGGAAGGGCCCTCCCTGGGCAGACTGTGGTAGTACCACGGCCCAGTCCACACCCCTAGTACCTGGCCCCACTGACCCAAGTCAGGGCCCTGAGGGGCTGGCCCCACACTCAGCCATTGAGGAGAAGGTGATGAAGGGCATTGAGGAGAACGTGCTGCGGCTCCAGGGCCAGGAGCGAGCCCCCGGCGCCGAGGTCAAGCACCGCAACACCAGCAGCATCGCCAGCTGGTTCGGCCTTAAGAAGAGCAAGCTGCCAGCGCTGAACCGCCGCACGGAGGCCACCAAGAACAAGGAGGAGGCTGGCGGGGGCTCCCCGCACCGGAGGGAAGTCAAGATGGAAGCCCGGAAGCTGGAGGCCGAGAGCCTCAACATCTCCAAGCTGATGGCCAAGGCGGAAGACCTGCGTCGGGCACTGGAAGAGGAGAAGGCCTACCTAAGCAGCCGGGCCCGGCCACGGCCTGGTGGCCCAGCCCCAGGGCCCAACACGGGGCTGGGGCAGGTGCAGGGCCAGCTGGCTGGCATGTACCAAGGTGCAGACACCTTCATGCAGCAGCTGCTAAACAG GGTGGATGGCAAGGAGCTGCCATCCAAGAGCTGGCGGGAGCCCAAGCCTGAGTACGGGGATTTCCAGCCGGTGTCTTCTGACCCCAAGAGTCCCTGGCCAGCCTGTGGGCCCCGGAATGGCCTGGTGGGCCCTCTTCAGGGCTGCGGAAAACCTCCTGGAAAG CCGAGCAGCGAGCCAGGGAGGCGGGAAGAGATGCCCTCGGAGGACAGCCTGGCCGAGCCAGTGCCCACCTCACACTTCACAG cttgTGGCTCCTTGACTCGAACCTTGGACAGTGGCATTGGGACCTTCCCACCCCCAGACCATGGTAGCAGTGGGACCCCCAGCAAGAATCTTCCTAAGACCAAGCCACCGCGGCTGGATCCCCCACCTGGGGTACCCCCAGCTCGGCCCCCACCCCTTACCAAAGTCCCCCGCCGCGCCCACACACTGGAGCGGGAGGTGCCAGGCATAGAGGAGCTGCTGGTGAGTGGGCGGCACCCCAGCATGCCAGCCTTCCCTGCACTGCTACCCGCTGCTCCGGGCCACCGGGGCCATGAGACCTGTCCTGATG ATCCCTGTGAAGACCCAGGCCCCACCCCTCCTGTCCAGCTGGCCAAGAACTGGACCTTCCCCAATACTAGGGCAGCCGGCAGCTCCTCGGACCCTTTCATGTGCCCACCCCGACAATTGGAGGGGCTGCCCAGGACCCCCATG GCCCTGCCCGTGGACCGGAAGCGAAGCCAGGAGCCCAGCCGCCCGTCCCCTACGCCCCAGGGCCCACCTTTCGGGGGTAGCCGCACCCCCAGCACTTCGGACATGGCCGAGGAAGGCAGAGTGGCCAGCGGGGGCCCCCCAGGGCTGGAGACCTCGGAGTCTCTCAGTGACTCGCTCTACGACTCACTCTCCTCCTGTGGGAGTCAGGGCTAA
- the NCKAP5L gene encoding nck-associated protein 5-like isoform X5: protein MSEAMDQPAGGPGNPRPGEGDDGSMEPGTCQELLHRLRELEAENSALAQANENQRETYERCLDEVANHVVQALLNQKDLREECIKLKKRVFDLERQNQMLSALFQQKLQLTTGSLPQIPLTPLQPPSEPPASPSLSSTEGPAAPLPLGHCAGQREVCWEQQLRPGGPGPPAAPPPALDALSPFLRKKAQILEVLRALEETDPLLLCSPATPWRPPGQGPGSPEPINGELCGPPQPEPSPWAPCLLLGPGNLGGLLHWERLLGGLGGEEDTGRPWVPSRGPPQAQGTSSGPNCAPGSSSSSSSDEAGDPNEAPSPDTLLGALARRQLNLGQLLEDTESYLQAFLAGAAGPLNGDHPGPGQSSSPDQAPPQLSKSKGLPKSAWGGGTPEAHRPGFGATSEGQGPLPFLSMFMGAGDAPLGSRPGHPHSSSQVKSKLQIGPPSPGEAQGPLLPSPARGLKFLKLPPTSEKSPSPGGPQLSPQLPRNSRIPCRNSGSDGSPSPLLARRGLGGGELSPEGAQGLPTSPSPCYTTPDSTQLRPPQSALSTTLSPGPVVSPCYENILDLSRSTFRGPSPEPPPSPLQVPTYPQLTLEVPQAPEVLRSPGVPPSPCLPESYPYGSPQEKSLDKAGSESPHPGRRTPGNSSKKPSQGSGRRPGDPGSTPLRDRLAALGKLKTGPEGALGPEKNGMPARPGTEKTRGPGKSGESAGDMVPSIHRPPEQLEAKGGIRGAVALGTNSLKQQEPGLMGDPGARVYSSHSMGARVDLEPVSPRSCLTKVELAKSRLAGALCPQVPRTPAKVPTSAPSLGKPNKSPHSSPTKLPSKSPTKVVPRPGAPLVTKESPKPDKGKGPPWADCGSTTAQSTPLVPGPTDPSQGPEGLAPHSAIEEKVMKGIEENVLRLQGQERAPGAEVKHRNTSSIASWFGLKKSKLPALNRRTEATKNKEEAGGGSPHRREVKMEARKLEAESLNISKLMAKAEDLRRALEEEKAYLSSRARPRPGGPAPGPNTGLGQVQGQLAGMYQGADTFMQQLLNRVDGKELPSKSWREPKPEYGDFQPVSSDPKSPWPACGPRNGLVGPLQGCGKPPGKPSSEPGRREEMPSEDSLAEPVPTSHFTGPARGPEAKPGAQPPVPYAPGPTFRG from the exons ATGTCAGAGGCCATGGACCAGCCAGCTGGGGGTCCTGGAAACCCAAGGCCAGGAGAGGGTGATGATGGCAGCATGGAGCCAGGCACCTGCCAGGAGCTTCTGCACCGACTGCGGGAGCTGGAG GCAGAGAACTCGGCACTTGCCCAGGCCAACGAAAACCAGCGGGAGACTTATGAGCGCTGTCTGGACGAG GTTGCCAACCACGTAGTACAGGCGTTGCTGAACCAGAAG GACCTGCGAGAGGAGTGCATCAAGCTGAAGAAGAGAGTGTTTGACCTGGAACGGCAGAACCAGATGCTGAGTGCCCTGTTTCAGCAGAAACTCCAGCTCACGACAGGCTCGCTCCCTCAG ATCCcactcactccactccagccaccaTCAGAGCCACCAGCCTCCCCCTCCCTGAGCTCCACTGAGGGACCGGCTGCCCCGCTGCCTCtggggcactgtgctgggcagagAGAG GTATGTTGGGAGCAGCAGCTGAGGCCAGGAGGCCCAGGCCCCCCAGCCGCCCCACCCCCAGCGCTGGATGCCCTATCCCCATTCCTTCGGAAGAAGGCCCAGATTCTGGAGGTGCTGAGAGCCCTGGAAGAGACTGACCCCTTGCTTCTCTGCTCACCTGCCACCCCCTGGCGGCCTCCAGGCCAGGGGCCTGGCTCCCCAGAGCCCATCAACGGCGAGCTGTGTGGCCCGCCTCAGCCTGAACCCTCACCCTGGGCGCCCTGCCTGCTGCTAGGCCCTGGCAACCTGGGAGGTCTGCTGCACTGGGAGCGCCTCTTGGGGGGTCTGGGAGGGGAAGAGGACACTGGGCGGCCCTGGGTTCCTAGCAGGGGACCTCCTCAGGCCCAGGGCACCAGCTCTGGCCCAAACTGTGCCCCAGGCAgcagctcctcctcctcttctgatGAGGCAGGTGACCCCAATGAGGCACCCAGCCCCGACACCCTGCTCGGTGCCCTGGCCCGCAGACAGTTGAACCTGGGCCAGCTCCTTGAGGACACAGAGTCTTACCTACAGGCCTTCCTGGCCGGGGCTGCAGGCCCACTCAATGGGGACCACCCAGGTCCCGGGCAGTCATCCTCCCCAGACCAGGCGCCCCCACAGCTGTCTAAGTCCAAAGGCCTCCCCAAGTCAGCTTGGGGTGGGGGTACCCCAGAGGCCCACAGGCCAGGCTTCGGTGCTACCTCAGAGGGCCAGGGGCCCCTCCCCTTCCTTAGCATGTTCATGGGTGCTGGGGATGCCCCACTGGGCTCTCGGCCTGGCCACCCCCATTCCTCATCTCAGGTGAAAAGCAAGCTCCAAATTGGCCCCCCTTCTCCTGGGGAAGCTCAGGGACCCCTTCTGCCCTCTCCAGCTAGGGGTCTCAAGTTTCTAAAGCTGCCTCCAACCTCGGAAAAGAGCCCCAGCCCAGGAGGCCCGCAGCTCAGTCCCCAGCTCCCCCGGAACTCGCGAATCCCCTGTCGGAACAGTGGCTCAGacggcagcccctccccactgttGGCCCGAAGGGGTCTGGGTGGAGGAGAGCTGTCCCCAGAGGGGGCGCAAGGCCTGCCCACCAGCCCTTCACCCTGCTACACAACCCCAGACTCCACACAGCTCAGACCCCCGCAGTCAGCCTTGTCCACCACGCTGTCCCCAGGCCCAGTGGTGTCTCCCTGCTATGAGAACATTCTGGACCTTTCTCGGAGCACCTTTAGGGGGCCTTCCCCAGAGCCACCTCCATCCCCACTGCAGGTGCCCACCTACCCACAGCTAACTCTGGAGGTACCACAGGCCCCTGAGGTCCTCAGAAGCCCTGGAGTCCCCCCCAGTCCTTGCCTCCCGGAATCGTACCCCTATGGGAGCCCCCAGGAGAAGAGTTTGGACAAGGCAGGCTCGGAGTCTCCCCATCCCGGCCGCAGGACCCCAGGCAACTCATCCAAGAAGCCCAGCCAGGGGTCAGGACGGCGACCTGGGGATCCTGGCAGCACACCTCTGCGGGATAGACTGGCGGCCCTGGGGAAGCTGAAGACAGGCCCCgagggggccctgggcccagagAAGAATGGGATGCCAGCCAGGCCTGGCACCGAAAAGACCCGGGGACCTGGGAAGTCAGGGGAGAGTGCTGGAGACATGGTGCCCTCCATCCACAGGCCACCGGAGCAGCTAGAAGCCAAGGGGGGCATACGGGGGGCAGTGGCCTTGGGCACAAACAGCCTGAAGCAGCAGGAACCTGGACTTATGGGGGATCCCGGGGCCCGAGTCTACTCTTCTCACTCCATGGGGGCCCGGGTGGACCTGGAGCCTGTCTCACCAAGGAGCTGCCTCACCAAAGTGGAGCTGGCCAAGAGCCGGCTGGCAGGGGCCCTGTGCCCCCAGGTACCCCGTACCCCTGCCAAAGTGCCAACCTCAGCCCCAAGCCTGGGCAAGCCCAATAAGAGCCCTCACAGCAGCCCCACCAAGCTCCCTTCCAAGTCACCAACCAAGGTGGTGCCTCGACCTGGGGCTCCCCTAGTCACCAAGGAGTCCCCCAAGCCTGACAAAGGGAAGGGCCCTCCCTGGGCAGACTGTGGTAGTACCACGGCCCAGTCCACACCCCTAGTACCTGGCCCCACTGACCCAAGTCAGGGCCCTGAGGGGCTGGCCCCACACTCAGCCATTGAGGAGAAGGTGATGAAGGGCATTGAGGAGAACGTGCTGCGGCTCCAGGGCCAGGAGCGAGCCCCCGGCGCCGAGGTCAAGCACCGCAACACCAGCAGCATCGCCAGCTGGTTCGGCCTTAAGAAGAGCAAGCTGCCAGCGCTGAACCGCCGCACGGAGGCCACCAAGAACAAGGAGGAGGCTGGCGGGGGCTCCCCGCACCGGAGGGAAGTCAAGATGGAAGCCCGGAAGCTGGAGGCCGAGAGCCTCAACATCTCCAAGCTGATGGCCAAGGCGGAAGACCTGCGTCGGGCACTGGAAGAGGAGAAGGCCTACCTAAGCAGCCGGGCCCGGCCACGGCCTGGTGGCCCAGCCCCAGGGCCCAACACGGGGCTGGGGCAGGTGCAGGGCCAGCTGGCTGGCATGTACCAAGGTGCAGACACCTTCATGCAGCAGCTGCTAAACAG GGTGGATGGCAAGGAGCTGCCATCCAAGAGCTGGCGGGAGCCCAAGCCTGAGTACGGGGATTTCCAGCCGGTGTCTTCTGACCCCAAGAGTCCCTGGCCAGCCTGTGGGCCCCGGAATGGCCTGGTGGGCCCTCTTCAGGGCTGCGGAAAACCTCCTGGAAAG CCGAGCAGCGAGCCAGGGAGGCGGGAAGAGATGCCCTCGGAGGACAGCCTGGCCGAGCCAGTGCCCACCTCACACTTCACAG GCCCTGCCCGTGGACCGGAAGCGAAGCCAGGAGCCCAGCCGCCCGTCCCCTACGCCCCAGGGCCCACCTTTCGGGGGTAG